A window of Natrinema salaciae genomic DNA:
AGCGGCGGGCCGTCGCCGTGGCGTTCGTACGGTACCTCGATGCCGCCTCGGGACTGTGTCGTCTGCATGTATTGCCGTGGTCGAGGTGGACTGGGCTAAGCAGTTCTCTCAGCGATGGGGTCTTTTATATAGGCAAGGGAGATACGGACGCCCAGAAGTCGAGACCGGCCGTTTCAATGCATGTGAATATTGTAGCGTAGTTCATAGATCGTCGACCTAGAGAAAATCACCGACTGTATGGTCGTCTTCTCCGCCGGGTCCAAAGTGATCCTCTCCGACGACCAACACGACTCGATTCTCTTCTCGAACGTCGCGACGATGCCCGTGACGAGCTCGTCACGACGTCAGACAGCGACTGAGCACTCCTCTCCCAGAAGCAGATCTCCTATGTCTGCAACCGAACAGCCCTCGGCATCGGAACTCTTCTCGGGTTCTGGCACATCTGGCACCAGAACTGGTGGTACCTTCCTGATCTTCGGCGTTCCGTTCCCCGTCTACTTCTGGCTCCTCCACATCACTGACGCCCCGTAGATTGCGATACCTAATCAGCAGTCAAATCGCAATATAAATTTGTTCGACTACTTACTCGTCATACGATTCTGCAAGGGTTTTCCCCATCCGATACTTTTTCCAGAGAAGATCGTTACAAATAATAATGGTGAATCCGAGGCCAACGGATAGGACTGATTCTTTGAATAACTCGTGTCCTGGTAGAAACTCTGCTACTATGAGTATAGGAAGCATTATTATTGCAATCCAAAAAGTCTGATACTCTGTTGGAGGGATACCAAGTACGTGCCGGATATACAATCCTGGTATCGCTATACTGGAGGCCAACAAGAGGTATATGACGTATTTCATAGTGTTTTAAATAAATTGTTTGTATTTGAAAGCTCCTATTCAGTCAACCTCAGGTCGTGCAATTGGGAACAGGAATCGCTGTCGGGACTCCAGCATCTGATGGCCCACCAGTGGGACAGAAGAAGTAGACATCGGTGGGATTACAGACACCATCTATATCACTGATCGCTGCGTCAAGAATCGCAACAAGAGCACATGCGCCCTCAATTGCAGCTGGGATAGCAAAGGAAATCGCACCAGCACCACCAGTGGCAATCGTTAGTCCGGTAGCACCGATAACGGCAGCAGCAGCAATGTAAGCACAAGCTTTGCCCGTATCGATTGTTACGCAGTGGGTGAAGCCGTTGTTTTCCATCGTCTGATTGAGCCCCGCAGGTGGCTCATTACCATCGACCGGACTAAGGACCTCACCTATACCATATATGTCTTCACCGAGGTCGACTGCGTCCTCGACCTTGTCGTTGTTCTTGACGAACTCTGCAGTCTCCTCCCACATGCCCGTCGCGCCGTCGACGATACTCTCCCCAGCATCGATGATCGTATCGATCGGGTCGTCCGGGATCGGATCGATCGGAAGCCAATCTCCGAACGGCATCGGGCCCTGGGAACTGGGGTCGTGGGAGGTCGTATACCCAGGCTTCGTCTCGACGATCTGGCTGTCCGTATACACGTGACCAGCGTATACCCCGTGCTTGTTCACGACGGCTTTCAGCTTGATCTCGTTCGTATTGGCGGGCTGGAACGCCTTCAGCTCGACCGACGCGTTCGGCCTTCCGGGATTCTGTGTCGGAACGATCATCCCCGTGCCACCGACACCAGTCGGTGTCTCTTTCCTAGCAACCTGGAAGACGGATACCTGATCGAACTGGGGCTGGAATCCCGCTTTAGTGAGCACTTCCGAAATCTTCTGATACTGCTGGGAGGACTTGACTGTCCCTACGAAATCGTGGGTGTTCTTTCGAGCGAGTGAGCCCTGAGCAAAGGCCACTGATCCGAGACCGACACTAGCAGCAGAACGGAGGAACCTCCGCTTCGTTGATTCGATATTGGATGTATTCGAGGTCTTTTTCATCATTTCGATCCATTCAAGAAAGAATGTGATGGCCATAAATAGTTACGAAAACTAATTGTTTATGACTGTTACCGGAAGACATTTTTGAAATATCCGCCAAATTTAAATTGTCTTTCATTAATAATACCAACTACCCTCTGGCAGAAGAACTAGCTACTCCGACGTGATCGATTCGAATTTCTCGTCAGTTGGATGAGCGTCGATCTTCTCTTCATCGTAGAACGAAAGATGCTCGGGCCCACCCTTCCCATCGTAGCGAACAAACGCTCTACACTTTTTCCTGCCTGCAGAAGATCAGTGAAGTGACTACCCGAAAGTTCTCTTACAACCAAATCACGACTACCGTGGATAGAGGCGATCCATCGTCCGTGCCGGTCTCGAGGACACTGGCAGCTGAGTCTATCTTATTTCGTCGATGATGGGATCATCTAGATCGCATGTCAACTCCCGTATACAGGGTGATATGACGGACGTTTTTTCGACACGACCATTTGCACTGCGGGAAACGATGCAGTATGGGACTCCTCGCAGCGTTCGACATCCACTGCGATGCGCTTCCACTCGTCGGGGTTGCGAGGGCAGCGCCCGAGGCGACGATCCTCCTCGAGTTGCAGTTCAATCACGGTGACCGGCCGCTGTTCATGATCACTGTGACGGGCGGTTCACAGACGGCGGTTGAAGCGGCGTTGACCGACGCGGTCGACGTCGAAGAGTGGGCGTTGATCGGGGAAGCCGACTCCACGCGACGGTATCAGGCGGTACCGGCGCTCAGTTTAGCGGAACAGCTCGGCGATTACATCGACGACCTCGCCGGACTCGAAGCGCTCGCCACCGTCGACGCCGCCATCGAACGGATCGAGGTGAACAGGGACGGATGGCGGCAGTCGGGATGGTTCGCCGATCGAGCGGCGTTCACCGAATTCTCGACGTTCTGGCAACGGAACGCCGGATTTCGATTGCGCCGCCTCACTCGCGATGGCGCGTCCGAACCGCCCGGCGACGGCCTCTCCGATCGCCAACGCGAGGCGCTCAGGACGGCCTACGAGATGGGCTACTTCGACATTCCGCGGCGGACGTCCCTGAACGCGATCGCGGCGGAGTTGGACATCTCGGCGTCCTCGGTGTCGGAGCGACTTCGCCGCGCTCACCTGCAACTCATCGAGGAAACGGTCGCGACGACGTGGCCGCCCCTTCCCGACTAATGGACGACTATCGGTGCGAGCACCGCAGACAGTCTCTCGCGCTTTTCCCCTCGAGCGACGCGTTCTCCGACAGCTACAAACCGCGCTTCGTCCCAGTTCGTGGTATGCCCGGCAAGGTGAGCCCGGACGACCTGCTCACGCACGTCTTCGAGCGGACGGGAGCGGCCGAGACGGACGAGACGGTGATACAGGGTCCCGCTGACGGCGAGGACGCCGCTGCGATCGACTGGCCCGACGGTGACGGGACGCTCGTGGTCAGTTCCGACCCGATCTCGCTGGCCGCGTCGCAGGTCGGGACGCTCGGCGTGTACGTCGCCTCCAACGACGTGGCCGTCTCGGGAGCGGACCCGCGCTGGCTGACGGCCGTCGTCTTACTCCCCGGCGACGACGGGGCCGGCGGCGACGCCGCCGACACGCTGCTCGAGGAGATCTCTCACGACCTCGACGCCGCCGCACGCGAGATCGGGGCGTCGATCGTCGGCGGCCACTCGGAGTACGTCGACCAGCTCGAGCGGCCGCTGCTCTCGCTGACGGCGATGGGCGCGACCGACCGGTTCGTTCCGACCGGCGGGGCCGAGCCCGGCGACGCCGTGCTCCTCACGAAGGCCGCGGGGGTCGAGGGATCGGCCATCCTCGCGGCCGACTTCGGCGACGAACTCGCGGTCGGTGCGGCGACCCGCGAGCGCGCCGAGGGGTTTCTCGACGAAATCAGCGTCGTTCCCGAGGCTCGGATCGTCCGCGAGCACGCGACGGCGATGCACGACCCCACGGAGGGCGGGGTCGCGGCCGGCCTGCTCGAGGTCGCACGCGCGTCGACCGTCCGACTCGAGGTGGACCGCGACGCCGTGCCGGTCCGCGAGGAGACGCGAGCGCTGTGCGACGCGGCGGGCGTCGATCCGCTGCGAATCTTCGGCTCCGGGGCGCTGCTGGCGACCGTCCCCGGCGACGCGGTCGACGACTGTCTCGCGGCGCTCGCGGACGCGGGACTCGAGGCCGCGTCGATCGGTACCGTTCGGGACCTCGGCGGCGGCGAGCCCGAACTCCGCCTCGACGGGGAGTCGATCACCGAGCCGATCGAGGACGACCTCTATCCGCTCTGGGAGCGGGCGGACAGCGAGGGCTGATCCGGATCGGCGTCCGACCGGGAGGGGTCTCGTCTGTGCGAATTCGTGGCACGGACTTATTGACCGGGACGTGCTCCTAGCGTCATGGCGACAATCGCGTACGAGAGCCCCGATGGAACCGCGTCGGAGAAAATCGCTGCCGAGAACATCACCGACTCGGGAAAGGTCCAGGGCGTCCGGCTTCGACTCGAGGACGGGAGTTTCATTCACGTGCCGTACACCCGGCTCTACTGGATTCGGATGAGCGAGGACGAGGGGCGAGTGGACTACTCGTCGGCGTAGTCGGTCTCGGGCCCCAGATCGGCCGCGTTCAGGGCGTCATCACCACTTTGATGCAGTCGTCCTCCTTGTTGTTGAACGTCTCGTACATCTCCGGGCCGTCCTCGAGCGACACCTGATGGGTGATGACGAACGACGGGTCGATCTCGCCGTCCTCGATCGTCTCCAGCAGCGGGTTGAGGTAGCGCTGGACGTGTGTCTGGCCGGTCTTGATCGTCAGCGCCTTGTTCATCACCGACCCGAACGGGAGGTTGTCCGATCGCCCGATGTAGACGCCGGGGACCGAGAGCGTGCCGCCCTTTCGGCAGCACGTGATCGCCTGCCGGAGTACGTGCGGCCGGTCGTCCTCGAGTCGCGCCTCCTGTTTCGCCTTTTCGGCGACGCCGGTGACGCCCGTGCCGTGTGCCTCCGTCCCGACCGCGTCGATACACCGATCCGGGCCGCGGTTCCCGGTCATCGCCATCAACCGGTCGTAGACGTCGTCCTCCTCGAAGTGGATGGTTTCCGCGTTTCCGTGGCGTCGCGCCATCTCCAGCCGTTCGGGGATTCGGTCGATGGCGATCACGCGGTCTGCCCCGAGCATCCACGCGCTCTGGATGGCGAACTGTCCGACCGGACCACAGCCCCAGACGGCGACCGTGTCGGTCTCCTCGATATCGGCGTTTTCGGCGGCCATGTATCCCGTCGGGAAGATATCCGAGAGGAAGAGAACCTGCTCGTCGGGCAGGTCGGAATCGATCGCGATCGGCCCGACGTCGGCGTAGGGGACTCGCAGGTACTCCGCCTGCCCGCCGGCGTAGCCGCCCA
This region includes:
- a CDS encoding helix-turn-helix domain-containing protein, with protein sequence MGLLAAFDIHCDALPLVGVARAAPEATILLELQFNHGDRPLFMITVTGGSQTAVEAALTDAVDVEEWALIGEADSTRRYQAVPALSLAEQLGDYIDDLAGLEALATVDAAIERIEVNRDGWRQSGWFADRAAFTEFSTFWQRNAGFRLRRLTRDGASEPPGDGLSDRQREALRTAYEMGYFDIPRRTSLNAIAAELDISASSVSERLRRAHLQLIEETVATTWPPLPD
- a CDS encoding AIR synthase family protein — its product is MPGKVSPDDLLTHVFERTGAAETDETVIQGPADGEDAAAIDWPDGDGTLVVSSDPISLAASQVGTLGVYVASNDVAVSGADPRWLTAVVLLPGDDGAGGDAADTLLEEISHDLDAAAREIGASIVGGHSEYVDQLERPLLSLTAMGATDRFVPTGGAEPGDAVLLTKAAGVEGSAILAADFGDELAVGAATRERAEGFLDEISVVPEARIVREHATAMHDPTEGGVAAGLLEVARASTVRLEVDRDAVPVREETRALCDAAGVDPLRIFGSGALLATVPGDAVDDCLAALADAGLEAASIGTVRDLGGGEPELRLDGESITEPIEDDLYPLWERADSEG
- a CDS encoding zinc-dependent alcohol dehydrogenase; amino-acid sequence: MRALTWHGEKDVRVDDVPEPEIINPTDAIIEVTATAICGSDLHLYNGYMPGMREGDVLGHEPMGEVIEVGSDVETLEVGDRVVVPFTVSCGSCWFCENELYSLCDNSNPNAEIASEVMGHSPAGLLGFSHMLGGYAGGQAEYLRVPYADVGPIAIDSDLPDEQVLFLSDIFPTGYMAAENADIEETDTVAVWGCGPVGQFAIQSAWMLGADRVIAIDRIPERLEMARRHGNAETIHFEEDDVYDRLMAMTGNRGPDRCIDAVGTEAHGTGVTGVAEKAKQEARLEDDRPHVLRQAITCCRKGGTLSVPGVYIGRSDNLPFGSVMNKALTIKTGQTHVQRYLNPLLETIEDGEIDPSFVITHQVSLEDGPEMYETFNNKEDDCIKVVMTP